Proteins encoded in a region of the Candidatus Thermoplasmatota archaeon genome:
- a CDS encoding helix-turn-helix domain-containing protein, which translates to MSPVPIDALERGVAELPRPGSNPARVLAFLMARPKEAWRAHEIAAALDVEPHTLGAALRRLRARGLVAKKGVHWHALGARERATLAAALALTRDLDRRLGRERRKDWAELPHE; encoded by the coding sequence ATGAGTCCTGTGCCGATTGACGCCCTGGAGCGGGGCGTCGCCGAACTTCCGCGCCCCGGATCGAACCCGGCGCGCGTCCTCGCATTCCTCATGGCCAGGCCGAAGGAAGCGTGGCGCGCGCACGAGATCGCGGCCGCGCTCGACGTCGAGCCTCACACGCTCGGCGCGGCGCTCCGCCGACTCCGCGCGCGCGGGCTCGTCGCGAAGAAGGGCGTGCACTGGCACGCTCTCGGCGCCCGCGAGCGCGCGACGCTTGCGGCTGCGCTTGCCCTCACACGGGACCTCGACCGCCGGCTCGGCCGCGAGCGGCGCAAGGATTGGGCGGAGCTGCCGCACGAGTGA
- a CDS encoding restriction endonuclease, SacI family, whose translation MSIRIDKERARTLLRTEAAAVTGGSPIDPEWKALIETLSKECENSSKTHIAFAGTAVLAKATERRADVYAVKSRANTPGAYSARGLCHGVLVPNADELGIDLGRTGREPLNNQPYFQIESVSESELLKKTKRTQGSQPIKALVAILKKLDRASPDDAMMGLRAFISVRRQYRTEYRTLAEPTSTLTAEQFAASVAEFVENDSEGGRRAQAVVAGLLEAVFPPGAVQAKRVNDPDRHFPGDVGIGGAGNHKSDGAGKGSVQRVVEVRDKPVTESDLVLFAQKAARAGIRSAMVVAVAQGQDTASVARAVARARDIGVSLVVTTDWSALTTCALFFGRAPPEATIREALRAIGKRLAEIEASLGALEQWEEILLGEPRTARDKTLD comes from the coding sequence ATGAGCATACGTATCGACAAAGAAAGAGCGAGGACGCTACTGCGCACGGAGGCCGCAGCCGTCACTGGGGGATCGCCGATTGATCCCGAGTGGAAGGCTCTGATCGAGACACTATCCAAGGAATGCGAGAACTCGTCCAAGACGCACATCGCGTTCGCTGGGACCGCAGTCCTCGCAAAGGCCACTGAGCGGCGGGCGGACGTTTACGCCGTCAAGAGCCGAGCCAATACACCCGGCGCTTACTCAGCGAGGGGCCTCTGCCACGGAGTCTTGGTCCCAAACGCCGACGAGCTGGGGATCGATTTAGGAAGGACCGGACGGGAGCCACTGAACAACCAGCCCTATTTCCAGATCGAGAGTGTCAGCGAGAGCGAACTCCTCAAGAAGACGAAGAGAACACAAGGCTCCCAGCCGATCAAGGCGCTAGTGGCGATACTCAAGAAGCTGGATCGCGCCTCCCCGGATGACGCGATGATGGGCCTTCGCGCATTTATCTCGGTACGCCGCCAATATCGTACTGAGTACCGCACGCTTGCAGAGCCCACGTCCACCCTCACCGCGGAGCAGTTCGCCGCCAGCGTCGCCGAGTTTGTGGAAAACGATTCCGAAGGCGGAAGGCGGGCGCAGGCGGTTGTCGCCGGCCTTCTCGAAGCCGTCTTCCCCCCAGGCGCTGTTCAGGCTAAGCGCGTGAACGACCCCGACCGCCACTTCCCGGGGGACGTGGGCATTGGGGGTGCCGGCAACCACAAGTCCGATGGAGCAGGTAAGGGAAGCGTTCAGAGGGTAGTTGAGGTCCGCGACAAGCCCGTGACCGAGTCCGATCTCGTCCTGTTCGCCCAGAAGGCCGCACGCGCAGGCATCCGGAGCGCGATGGTCGTCGCTGTCGCCCAAGGTCAGGATACGGCCTCTGTGGCGCGCGCCGTCGCGCGGGCGCGCGACATCGGCGTCAGCCTCGTGGTCACCACCGACTGGAGCGCCTTGACCACGTGCGCGCTCTTCTTCGGGCGCGCGCCGCCCGAGGCGACTATTCGGGAGGCACTAAGGGCCATCGGCAAGCGCCTCGCGGAAATCGAGGCCTCCCTGGGCGCGCTCGAGCAGTGGGAAGAAATCCTTCTCGGGGAACCGAGAACTGCGCGCGACAAAACCTTGGACTAA
- the dcm gene encoding DNA (cytosine-5-)-methyltransferase: protein MPPTISLFSGAGGLDIGLEQAGYETRVCVEWEETRCATLKQNRPHWAVINGDIRKFSTKQILAEAGLKKGEAALVVGGPPCQAFSKSAFWVPGRIESILDDPRAHLLKEYVRVVKDARPRAFIMENVFGLAYKTSRPALDATIHALSSEGYVIAEKVVNAADYGVPQRRERLLLVGVLGGPKFHFPPPTHAPPDRVARLTEMAPYVTAGDAIGDLDDGNALAGEVIGGKYGHLLEMIPPGENYLHLTAKKGHKHPLFEWRSKYWSFLLKLSPDQPSWTIQASPGPYVGPFHWRNRRLRIPEVKRIQTFPDDWQLAGSRSEQWAQIGDAVPCLLAERIGHALREQVFDAPLQVKHVTKARRPDAQRRRRATKQLDLGL, encoded by the coding sequence TTGCCGCCCACCATCTCTTTATTCAGCGGCGCGGGGGGCTTGGACATCGGCCTCGAGCAGGCTGGGTACGAGACACGCGTCTGCGTTGAATGGGAGGAGACGCGCTGCGCCACCCTAAAACAGAACCGTCCACATTGGGCAGTAATCAACGGAGACATTCGGAAATTCTCCACGAAGCAAATTCTGGCGGAAGCAGGACTCAAGAAGGGGGAAGCAGCCCTGGTGGTCGGCGGGCCACCATGTCAGGCGTTCTCGAAGTCTGCTTTCTGGGTTCCCGGACGGATTGAGTCCATCCTCGACGACCCGCGCGCTCATCTACTGAAGGAGTACGTTCGGGTCGTCAAGGATGCTAGGCCTCGCGCGTTCATTATGGAGAACGTCTTCGGACTCGCCTATAAGACGAGCCGTCCTGCGCTTGACGCGACGATACACGCCTTGTCGAGCGAGGGGTACGTAATCGCTGAGAAGGTGGTCAACGCCGCAGACTACGGAGTCCCGCAGAGGCGCGAGCGCCTTCTTCTCGTTGGTGTCCTTGGAGGGCCAAAGTTCCATTTCCCACCCCCAACCCATGCCCCTCCCGACCGTGTTGCGCGGCTCACGGAAATGGCGCCGTATGTCACGGCTGGTGACGCAATTGGGGACCTCGATGACGGTAATGCCCTTGCAGGGGAGGTGATCGGCGGCAAATACGGGCACCTCCTTGAGATGATTCCGCCTGGGGAGAACTACCTCCATTTAACCGCAAAGAAGGGGCACAAGCACCCGCTCTTCGAGTGGCGGTCCAAGTACTGGTCGTTCCTTCTCAAGCTGAGTCCGGATCAACCCTCGTGGACCATTCAAGCTAGTCCCGGTCCCTATGTAGGCCCGTTCCACTGGCGCAACCGCAGGCTACGCATCCCGGAGGTGAAGCGGATCCAAACGTTCCCGGATGATTGGCAGCTCGCTGGGAGCCGTAGCGAGCAGTGGGCGCAGATTGGCGACGCGGTGCCTTGTTTGCTCGCGGAGCGCATCGGCCACGCCCTCCGAGAGCAGGTTTTTGATGCGCCGCTACAGGTAAAGCACGTCACTAAGGCAAGACGACCGGACGCGCAGCGGCGGCGCCGCGCGACGAAGCAACTCGATTTGGGTTTGTGA
- a CDS encoding 4Fe-4S dicluster domain-containing protein, with protein sequence MPEAELSDEIMEIKARLGTTPYNFDTPEHAHITIDESICKTCPHFMCMYGCPAGCFSLIDGVMHFQYEDCVECGTCDIMCTPGSVKWNNPRGGFGVKYKYG encoded by the coding sequence ATGCCCGAAGCCGAACTCAGCGACGAGATCATGGAGATCAAGGCCCGCCTCGGGACCACGCCCTACAACTTCGACACGCCCGAGCACGCGCACATCACGATCGACGAGTCGATCTGCAAGACGTGCCCGCACTTCATGTGCATGTACGGCTGCCCCGCGGGCTGCTTCAGCCTGATCGATGGCGTCATGCACTTCCAATACGAGGACTGCGTGGAATGCGGCACGTGCGACATCATGTGCACGCCCGGGTCCGTCAAGTGGAACAACCCGCGGGGCGGGTTCGGGGTCAAGTACAAGTACGGATAG
- a CDS encoding FAD-dependent oxidoreductase, translating into MSDKMDAIVVGAGVCGSAAAYKLASEGLQVLLVDRAKPIGSKNLSGGVLWGHDLADVYPDWWKDALAAGAIERPVTTKGVNFLTKDSGFTAQYGSDQWRKEPYNAFTVLRGRFDKWLADKVAEKGGLVVDGVNVERLARDENGQVVGVEQMGDVIKGDVVLLADGANSRLGMEMGIRGKLNRHHYVLGVKEVIRLGEKTIEDRFNIGPNEGVAHEYVLGYLENGAQAGGFLYTNRDTVSLGVVVNLDSIWEKGVYTHKIMEEFRLHPQIKPLLKGGELVEYGAHLIPEAGLKCTPQLFGNGWLVAGDAAGFVYSNGLVIHGMNYAIRSGILAAEQIISAKRRGDFTANGLAGYQGRLQESFIMKDLQKFDKLADFVWDPTIHSVVPGLVDGVFKDLFTAKGQPKLFTEEILRKQIKEQKISLFQLAKTAIKARRSV; encoded by the coding sequence ATGTCGGACAAGATGGACGCGATCGTGGTCGGGGCCGGCGTCTGCGGCTCGGCGGCCGCCTACAAGCTCGCTTCCGAAGGGCTCCAGGTCCTGCTCGTGGACCGCGCGAAGCCCATCGGCTCGAAGAACCTCAGCGGCGGCGTCCTCTGGGGCCACGACCTCGCCGACGTCTACCCCGATTGGTGGAAGGACGCGCTCGCCGCGGGCGCGATCGAGCGCCCCGTCACGACGAAGGGCGTCAACTTCCTCACGAAGGACTCCGGCTTCACGGCGCAATACGGCTCCGACCAGTGGCGCAAGGAGCCCTACAACGCCTTCACGGTCCTGCGCGGCCGCTTCGACAAGTGGCTCGCCGACAAGGTCGCCGAGAAGGGCGGCCTCGTGGTTGACGGCGTGAACGTCGAACGCCTCGCGCGCGACGAGAACGGCCAGGTCGTCGGCGTCGAGCAGATGGGCGACGTCATCAAGGGCGACGTCGTCCTCCTCGCGGACGGCGCGAACTCGCGCCTCGGCATGGAGATGGGCATCCGCGGGAAGCTCAACCGCCACCACTACGTGCTCGGCGTGAAGGAGGTCATCCGCCTCGGCGAGAAGACCATCGAGGACCGCTTCAACATCGGCCCCAACGAAGGCGTCGCGCACGAGTACGTGCTCGGGTACCTCGAGAACGGCGCGCAGGCCGGCGGCTTCCTCTACACGAACCGCGACACCGTCTCCCTCGGCGTCGTCGTCAACCTCGACAGCATCTGGGAGAAGGGCGTCTACACGCACAAGATCATGGAGGAGTTCCGCCTCCACCCGCAGATCAAGCCCCTCCTCAAGGGCGGCGAGCTCGTCGAGTACGGCGCGCACCTCATCCCGGAAGCGGGCCTCAAGTGCACGCCGCAGCTCTTCGGCAACGGCTGGCTCGTGGCCGGCGACGCGGCCGGGTTCGTCTACTCGAACGGCCTCGTCATCCACGGCATGAACTACGCGATCCGCTCCGGCATCCTCGCGGCCGAGCAGATCATCAGCGCGAAGCGCCGCGGCGACTTCACCGCGAACGGACTCGCGGGCTACCAGGGCCGTCTCCAGGAGTCGTTCATCATGAAGGACCTGCAGAAGTTCGACAAGCTCGCGGACTTCGTGTGGGACCCCACGATCCACAGCGTCGTCCCCGGTCTCGTGGACGGCGTGTTCAAGGACCTCTTCACCGCGAAGGGCCAGCCGAAGCTCTTCACCGAGGAGATCCTGCGCAAGCAGATCAAGGAGCAGAAGATCAGCCTCTTCCAGCTCGCGAAGACCGCCATCAAGGCCCGCCGGAGCGTGTAA